One region of Phaeobacter inhibens DSM 16374 genomic DNA includes:
- a CDS encoding 5'-nucleotidase produces MDIRDQLRKKPLRIGISTRALFDLEAEHSVFVRDGVEAYAKLQRDQEKTVIRKGSGFKVVEKLLGMNDAEGEPYVEVILLSKNSPDLSLRAFNSIKEYGLNIKHGSFTSGRTLAPFIPSWGIDLFLSNDTADVQAAVTSGTAAARLVNPPEVDLGTYYDDEVRIAFDGDAVVFSPESDQIYKEKGLGAFFEHEKKNAEKPMAVGPFGNFLKKLSKLREIHMTGGGASKVRIGIVTARNAPAHERVVYTLRAWGTPADEAHFVGTNSKAPILQAMDAHIFFDDQEKHVLGASSVVPAGHVPGPHNPDELIIPAE; encoded by the coding sequence TTGGATATTCGAGATCAACTTAGGAAAAAACCTCTACGAATAGGGATATCGACCCGCGCTCTTTTCGACCTTGAGGCAGAGCACAGTGTTTTTGTACGAGATGGCGTCGAAGCTTATGCAAAGTTGCAGAGAGATCAGGAAAAAACTGTAATCAGAAAAGGGTCTGGATTCAAAGTTGTTGAGAAGCTGCTTGGCATGAACGATGCAGAAGGTGAACCTTACGTCGAAGTTATATTACTTTCAAAAAACTCACCTGATTTGTCGCTAAGAGCGTTCAATTCAATCAAGGAATATGGGTTGAACATTAAACATGGAAGCTTCACGAGCGGTCGTACACTTGCCCCCTTTATTCCGTCTTGGGGCATAGATTTGTTTCTATCGAATGACACAGCCGATGTTCAAGCTGCTGTGACATCCGGAACTGCTGCAGCACGATTAGTAAACCCTCCAGAAGTTGATTTGGGGACTTACTATGATGATGAGGTCCGCATCGCTTTTGACGGTGATGCGGTAGTTTTTAGCCCTGAATCTGACCAGATATATAAAGAAAAAGGGCTTGGTGCATTCTTTGAACACGAGAAAAAGAATGCTGAGAAGCCCATGGCCGTTGGCCCCTTTGGGAATTTTCTGAAAAAGCTCTCTAAACTCCGAGAAATTCACATGACTGGAGGTGGAGCAAGTAAAGTGCGTATTGGCATCGTGACAGCCCGGAACGCCCCAGCTCATGAACGTGTCGTGTATACACTAAGAGCTTGGGGAACACCTGCAGACGAAGCACATTTCGTTGGTACGAATAGCAAAGCGCCTATCCTGCAAGCAATGGACGCTCATATATTCTTTGATGATCAGGAAAAGCACGTGCTGGGCGCCTCTTCAGTTGTTCCAGCAGGTCATGTGCCAGGGCCTCACAACCCTGATGAACTGATCATTCCTGCGGAATGA
- a CDS encoding GNAT family N-acetyltransferase, translated as MTDHRDLTLRVADMADASSLAALSLEVWIGTYLREGVSGFFADYALAELTAARFAETLADPQEHVIVSQNRVGIDGYIRISRGRPGPTPGCSDVEITTLYVQPRHHGRGIGTALLRAALAHCAEEGAARVWLASNAENTPAKAFYLSQGFDRVGETQFVIDDQSYLNDVFARDCLG; from the coding sequence GTGACCGACCACCGGGACCTTACTCTGCGGGTTGCTGATATGGCGGATGCGTCGAGCCTGGCGGCGCTGTCGCTAGAGGTCTGGATCGGCACCTATCTGCGCGAGGGGGTGAGCGGGTTCTTTGCCGATTATGCGCTGGCGGAGCTGACGGCGGCGCGGTTTGCCGAGACGCTTGCTGATCCGCAGGAGCATGTCATCGTCTCGCAGAACCGGGTTGGCATTGATGGCTATATCCGCATCAGTCGCGGGCGTCCGGGGCCGACACCGGGCTGTTCGGACGTGGAGATCACGACGCTCTATGTGCAGCCGCGCCACCATGGGCGGGGCATTGGGACTGCCTTGCTGCGCGCGGCGTTGGCCCATTGTGCGGAGGAGGGCGCGGCGCGGGTCTGGCTGGCCAGCAATGCCGAAAATACTCCAGCCAAAGCGTTCTACCTGTCGCAGGGGTTTGACCGTGTTGGTGAAACGCAGTTCGTGATCGACGATCAGTCTTACCTCAACGATGTCTTTGCGCGCGACTGTCTGGGGTGA
- a CDS encoding ROK family transcriptional regulator, translated as MEQEQARSLSGGVNQTGVRVFNERLILSLLQRNGAMPGSALARGTGLSPQTVSVILRKLETDGLLQRGETQRGRVGKPSVPMGLNPDGLFSYGLKIGRRSVEVLLMDVCGAVRQQLRLRYPYPTPAVVFDFLRDSMRQIEAALPADLHPRICGIGVAAPFQLWTWHAQINAPAEALADWQTVDFTSEIARFSALPVHVVNDATAACRAEHMYGRGKAYRDYAYFFVGAFIGGGVVLNHRVLEGNQGNAGALGSLSMLGPDGREAKLLDLASIHLLEQRLRDAGKDPGQLWQLPMHWSGFDAEVTPWLDQAADAIARASLATCAVIDFEAVLIDGALPDSIRAALVERTRTALSTLDARGLIPPRIECGAIGPNARAIGAASGPIISQYLLDTNSVFNAAL; from the coding sequence ATGGAACAAGAGCAAGCCAGATCCCTGAGCGGCGGCGTCAATCAGACCGGCGTCCGCGTGTTCAATGAACGGCTGATCCTGTCCCTCCTTCAACGCAACGGGGCGATGCCCGGCAGCGCGCTGGCCCGCGGCACCGGCCTGTCGCCACAAACCGTCTCCGTCATCCTGCGCAAGTTGGAGACCGACGGGCTGCTGCAACGCGGAGAGACCCAGCGTGGCCGGGTTGGCAAACCCTCGGTGCCCATGGGGCTCAACCCCGACGGCCTGTTTTCCTACGGGCTGAAGATCGGTCGCCGCAGCGTTGAGGTGCTCTTGATGGATGTCTGCGGTGCGGTGCGCCAGCAGCTGCGATTGCGCTACCCCTACCCCACGCCTGCGGTGGTCTTTGATTTCCTGCGCGACAGCATGCGCCAGATCGAGGCCGCATTGCCCGCAGATCTGCATCCGCGCATCTGCGGCATTGGCGTGGCCGCCCCGTTCCAGCTTTGGACCTGGCACGCCCAGATCAACGCCCCGGCAGAGGCACTTGCGGATTGGCAGACGGTTGATTTCACATCTGAAATTGCACGTTTCAGCGCCCTGCCCGTACATGTGGTCAATGACGCCACCGCCGCCTGCCGCGCCGAACATATGTATGGGCGCGGCAAGGCCTACCGCGACTACGCCTATTTCTTTGTCGGGGCCTTTATCGGCGGCGGCGTGGTGCTGAACCACCGGGTGCTGGAGGGCAATCAGGGCAACGCCGGCGCGCTCGGCTCCCTGTCGATGCTCGGCCCCGACGGACGGGAGGCAAAGCTCCTCGATCTTGCCTCCATCCACCTCCTCGAACAGCGCCTGCGGGACGCGGGCAAAGATCCCGGCCAGCTCTGGCAGCTGCCGATGCACTGGTCCGGATTTGACGCCGAGGTCACCCCCTGGCTGGATCAGGCCGCAGACGCCATCGCCCGCGCCAGCCTCGCCACCTGCGCAGTGATCGATTTCGAAGCGGTGCTGATCGACGGCGCCCTGCCCGACAGCATTCGCGCAGCTCTGGTCGAGCGCACCCGCACAGCCTTGTCCACTCTCGACGCCCGTGGCCTGATCCCGCCCCGCATTGAATGCGGCGCCATCGGCCCCAACGCCCGCGCCATCGGCGCTGCCAGCGGTCCGATCATCTCGCAATATCTACTCGACACCAACTCCGTCTTCAACGCCGCCCTCTAA
- a CDS encoding sugar ABC transporter substrate-binding protein, translating into MKKLLLGTAIGFAAMTGSAFAAEGVTACLITKTDTNPFFVKMKEGAEAKAAELGMTLKSFAGKVDGDHETQVAAIETCIADGAKGILLTASDTSSIVPAVQQARDAGLVVIALDTPLEPIDSADATFATDNFLAGELIGKWAAASLGDEAANAKIAMLDLAVSQPTVGVLRDQGFLQGFGIDLGDPNKWGDETDPRIVGNDITAGNEEGGRRAMENLLAKDPMINVVYTINEPAAAGAYEALKSIGRENDVLIVSVDGGCPGVQNIKDGVIGATSQQYPLLMASKGIEAISAWATTGEKPAPTPGKAFFDTGVALVTDQPAEGVDSIDTAEGTNLCWG; encoded by the coding sequence ATGAAGAAGCTACTATTGGGTACCGCCATTGGATTTGCGGCCATGACCGGCAGCGCCTTTGCGGCCGAGGGCGTGACCGCCTGTTTGATTACCAAGACCGACACCAATCCGTTTTTCGTCAAGATGAAAGAGGGCGCCGAGGCCAAGGCGGCAGAGCTGGGCATGACGCTCAAAAGCTTTGCCGGGAAGGTGGATGGCGACCATGAAACCCAGGTTGCGGCGATTGAGACCTGCATTGCGGATGGTGCAAAGGGCATCCTGCTGACCGCCTCTGATACCTCGTCGATTGTACCGGCAGTGCAGCAGGCGCGCGACGCTGGTCTGGTGGTGATTGCGCTGGATACGCCGCTGGAGCCGATTGATTCCGCCGATGCCACATTTGCTACCGACAATTTTCTGGCTGGTGAGCTGATTGGCAAATGGGCGGCGGCGAGCCTGGGTGATGAGGCGGCGAATGCCAAGATCGCGATGCTGGATCTGGCTGTCAGTCAGCCCACCGTGGGCGTGCTGCGCGATCAGGGCTTCCTGCAGGGGTTTGGCATTGATCTGGGCGATCCCAACAAATGGGGCGACGAGACGGATCCGCGCATTGTCGGCAATGATATCACCGCCGGCAATGAAGAGGGCGGTCGCCGCGCGATGGAGAACCTGCTGGCCAAGGATCCTATGATCAATGTGGTCTACACCATCAACGAGCCGGCGGCTGCAGGTGCCTATGAGGCGCTGAAGTCGATTGGCCGCGAAAATGATGTGCTGATTGTATCCGTGGACGGTGGGTGCCCCGGCGTGCAGAACATCAAGGACGGTGTGATCGGGGCCACGTCGCAGCAGTATCCGCTGTTGATGGCCTCCAAGGGGATCGAGGCGATCAGCGCCTGGGCCACCACTGGAGAGAAACCCGCACCGACACCGGGCAAGGCGTTCTTTGACACCGGTGTGGCCCTGGTGACCGATCAGCCCGCAGAAGGTGTTGACAGCATCGACACTGCCGAAGGGACCAATCTCTGCTGGGGTTGA
- a CDS encoding ABC transporter permease codes for MTTPQSYEAAASGSPEAVADFDQGETSFISRFQHMLHVTPSLVPLIVLVLSVIVFGLLLGSKFFSPFALTLILQQVGIVGIVACAQSLVILTAGIDLSVGAIMVLSSVVMGQFTFRYGLPPEVAVACGLICGTICGFINGWLVARMKLPPFIVTLGMWQIVLASNFLYSANETIRSQTIAAEAPLLQLFGEKIKIGGAVFTYGVIFMVILVVLLAYVLRHTAWGRHVYAVGDDPEAAELSGVKVTRVLISVYMLSGLICAFAGWAMIGRIGSVSPTSGQLANIESITAVVIGGISLFGGRGSILGTFFGALIVGVFTLGLRLLGADAQWTYLLIGLLIIAAVAVDQWIRKVSV; via the coding sequence ATGACCACGCCCCAAAGCTATGAAGCGGCGGCCAGCGGCAGCCCCGAGGCCGTTGCGGATTTCGACCAGGGAGAGACCTCCTTTATCAGTCGCTTTCAACATATGCTGCATGTGACCCCGTCGCTGGTGCCGCTGATCGTGCTGGTGCTGTCGGTGATCGTGTTTGGGCTGCTGCTGGGCAGCAAGTTTTTTTCCCCCTTTGCGCTGACGCTGATCCTGCAACAGGTGGGCATTGTCGGCATTGTGGCCTGCGCGCAGTCGTTGGTTATCCTGACCGCAGGCATCGACCTGTCGGTAGGGGCTATCATGGTGCTCAGCTCGGTGGTGATGGGGCAATTCACCTTTCGCTATGGGTTGCCACCCGAGGTGGCGGTGGCCTGTGGGTTGATCTGCGGCACCATCTGCGGCTTTATCAATGGCTGGCTGGTGGCGCGGATGAAACTGCCGCCCTTTATCGTGACGCTGGGCATGTGGCAGATCGTGCTGGCGAGCAACTTCTTGTATTCGGCCAATGAAACCATCCGCAGCCAGACCATCGCTGCCGAGGCGCCGCTGCTGCAGCTGTTTGGCGAGAAAATCAAGATTGGCGGCGCGGTCTTCACCTACGGCGTGATCTTCATGGTCATACTGGTGGTTCTGCTGGCCTATGTGCTGCGCCACACAGCCTGGGGGCGCCATGTCTATGCGGTCGGCGACGATCCGGAGGCGGCAGAGCTGTCGGGGGTGAAGGTCACGCGGGTGCTGATCTCGGTCTATATGCTGTCGGGGCTGATCTGTGCCTTTGCCGGCTGGGCGATGATCGGGCGCATCGGGTCAGTCTCGCCCACCTCAGGACAGCTCGCCAATATTGAGAGCATCACGGCGGTGGTGATTGGCGGGATTTCACTGTTTGGCGGGCGCGGGTCGATCCTGGGCACATTTTTTGGCGCGCTGATCGTTGGGGTCTTTACCCTTGGCCTGCGCCTTCTGGGGGCGGATGCACAGTGGACCTACCTGCTGATTGGCCTGCTTATCATTGCGGCGGTGGCCGTGGATCAATGGATCAGAAAGGTGTCTGTCTGA
- a CDS encoding ATP-binding cassette domain-containing protein, producing MEPILKARGLVKRYGRVTALDHCDFDLMPGEILAVIGDNGAGKSSLIKAVSGAVVPDAGEVWLEGRRVQFHTPIDARKEGIETVYQTLAMSPALSIADNMFMGRELRKPGWRGSVLRQLDRARMEQIARDKLNELGLATIQNINQAVETLSGGQRQGVAVARAAAFGSKVIILDEPTAALGVKESRRVLELIQDVKSRGIPIILISHNMPHVFEVADRIHVHRLGKRLCVIDPKQHSMSDAVGYMTGAQVPSEDLTAA from the coding sequence ATGGAACCTATTTTGAAAGCTCGCGGTCTGGTGAAGCGCTACGGACGTGTGACCGCGCTGGATCATTGCGATTTTGATCTGATGCCGGGAGAGATCCTGGCGGTGATCGGCGACAATGGGGCGGGGAAATCCTCGCTGATCAAGGCGGTGTCCGGCGCGGTGGTTCCAGATGCCGGAGAGGTCTGGCTGGAGGGGCGTCGTGTACAGTTTCACACGCCGATTGATGCGCGCAAAGAGGGGATCGAGACGGTTTATCAGACGCTTGCGATGTCACCTGCGCTGTCAATTGCTGACAATATGTTCATGGGGCGCGAGCTGCGTAAACCCGGCTGGCGGGGGTCCGTGCTGCGGCAGCTGGATCGCGCACGCATGGAGCAGATCGCCCGTGACAAGCTGAACGAGCTGGGCTTGGCGACAATCCAGAACATCAATCAGGCGGTGGAAACCCTGTCGGGTGGTCAGCGTCAGGGCGTGGCTGTGGCGCGGGCGGCGGCCTTTGGCTCCAAGGTAATCATTCTGGACGAGCCGACGGCGGCGCTGGGCGTCAAGGAGAGCCGTCGGGTGCTGGAGCTGATTCAGGATGTGAAATCGCGCGGTATTCCGATCATCCTGATCAGTCACAATATGCCCCATGTGTTTGAGGTCGCGGATCGCATCCATGTGCATCGGCTGGGCAAGCGGCTGTGTGTGATTGATCCCAAACAGCACAGCATGTCGGATGCCGTCGGCTATATGACCGGCGCGCAGGTACCCTCCGAGGATCTGACCGCAGCATGA
- a CDS encoding nucleoside triphosphate hydrolase: MTREVTSLADLVAQVQALPVAEGRARRLVALAGAPGSGKSTLAELLVQGLCANGTGAAVVPMDGFHLDNRLLSEMDLRDRKGAPESFDQAGFQRLIAAMAVEEEVIYPEFDRARDIAIAGAARVDAGVEVAVVEGNYLMFDAPGWRDLAALWDLSVRIHVPRDLLRKRLVARWQVYGLSDAEAEARAEGNDMANADRVAAAALPADVIWKGETE; encoded by the coding sequence ATGACACGAGAGGTGACATCACTGGCGGATCTGGTGGCGCAGGTGCAGGCGTTGCCGGTGGCCGAGGGGCGCGCGCGGCGTCTGGTGGCGCTTGCAGGCGCGCCGGGCAGTGGCAAATCCACCCTGGCAGAGCTGCTGGTGCAGGGGCTCTGTGCCAATGGCACAGGGGCTGCGGTGGTGCCGATGGACGGCTTCCATCTGGACAATCGGTTGCTGTCGGAGATGGACCTGCGTGATAGGAAAGGCGCGCCGGAGAGCTTTGATCAGGCCGGGTTTCAGCGGTTGATTGCGGCCATGGCGGTAGAAGAAGAGGTGATCTACCCCGAATTCGACCGCGCGCGGGACATTGCCATCGCGGGTGCGGCGCGGGTCGATGCTGGTGTTGAGGTCGCCGTGGTTGAGGGCAATTATCTGATGTTTGACGCGCCGGGATGGCGCGATCTGGCGGCGCTTTGGGATCTGTCGGTGCGGATCCATGTCCCGCGCGACCTATTGCGGAAGCGACTTGTGGCGCGCTGGCAGGTCTATGGTTTGAGCGATGCCGAGGCAGAGGCACGGGCGGAGGGCAATGACATGGCCAACGCGGATCGTGTGGCCGCTGCGGCCCTGCCTGCGGATGTGATCTGGAAAGGTGAGACAGAATGA
- a CDS encoding carbohydrate kinase family protein, whose protein sequence is MILCCGEALIDMIPAPVAGAVPVVDGADAQTGFVPHCGGAVFNTAIALGRLGQTTGLFTGLSRDLFGQQLAAALVASHVDHGFAERSDQPSTLAFVHLRDGHAEYHFFDENSAGASLRPDRLPELSEDVDTLFFGGISLCNGAAAETYAALAARERGRRIIMIDPNVRAGFAKEEAAYRSRLAAMVAGAGIVKVSDEDLHWIYPGDAPIEEKIRQILAGEAGMGPGLVILTLGSKGAKGFLRSGPTVEVPAQVAVVADTVGAGDTFNAGFMAAATEAGVLADAASGEMDPEQLRVCLGYGARAAAVTVSRPGANPPWRDELAG, encoded by the coding sequence ATGATCCTGTGTTGTGGAGAGGCGCTGATCGACATGATCCCGGCGCCGGTTGCCGGGGCTGTGCCGGTGGTGGATGGCGCGGATGCGCAGACCGGGTTTGTGCCCCATTGCGGCGGCGCGGTGTTCAATACGGCGATCGCGCTGGGGCGTCTGGGGCAGACGACCGGGCTGTTCACCGGCCTGTCGCGCGACCTGTTTGGCCAGCAGCTGGCGGCGGCGCTGGTGGCGTCGCATGTGGATCACGGGTTTGCAGAACGATCTGATCAGCCCTCCACGCTGGCCTTTGTGCATCTGCGCGACGGTCATGCGGAGTATCATTTCTTTGACGAGAATTCCGCCGGGGCCAGCCTGCGTCCTGACCGGTTGCCAGAGTTGTCCGAGGATGTGGACACGTTGTTTTTTGGCGGAATCTCTCTGTGTAATGGGGCTGCGGCAGAGACCTATGCAGCGCTGGCGGCGCGCGAACGGGGGCGCCGGATCATTATGATCGATCCTAATGTGCGCGCCGGGTTTGCCAAGGAAGAGGCGGCCTATCGCAGCCGCTTGGCGGCGATGGTGGCGGGGGCTGGTATTGTCAAAGTCTCGGATGAGGATCTGCACTGGATCTATCCCGGCGATGCACCGATTGAGGAGAAGATCCGCCAGATCCTGGCCGGGGAGGCCGGGATGGGGCCTGGGCTGGTGATCCTGACGCTGGGCAGCAAGGGCGCGAAAGGGTTCCTGCGGTCCGGCCCCACGGTCGAGGTGCCCGCACAGGTGGCGGTGGTCGCGGATACTGTCGGGGCTGGTGATACGTTCAATGCAGGGTTTATGGCCGCCGCGACCGAGGCCGGCGTGCTGGCGGATGCGGCCAGCGGTGAGATGGATCCCGAGCAGCTGCGCGTCTGTCTGGGCTACGGCGCACGGGCCGCCGCCGTCACCGTTTCCCGCCCGGGTGCCAATCCGCCCTGGCGTGACGAGCTGGCGGGCTAG
- a CDS encoding GFA family protein, whose amino-acid sequence MIEGSCCCGTVKFRLRAEPSMMGTCHCSRCRKAGASTIVFVKREDLSWVEGKDQVALYQPAPPYKYGRCFCRVCGSSLGEILSDEDSFPIAANALDSEIATRNRFHEFVSEKPGWYEICDDAPKSSGHPA is encoded by the coding sequence ATGATTGAGGGGAGCTGTTGCTGTGGAACGGTCAAATTCCGACTGAGGGCGGAACCATCCATGATGGGGACCTGCCATTGTTCGCGTTGCCGAAAGGCAGGGGCGAGTACCATCGTTTTTGTCAAGCGGGAGGATCTGAGCTGGGTTGAGGGCAAAGATCAGGTGGCCCTGTACCAGCCAGCCCCGCCTTACAAATACGGCAGATGTTTCTGCAGGGTCTGCGGCAGTTCGCTTGGGGAAATCCTGTCAGACGAGGACAGTTTCCCGATTGCCGCAAATGCGCTGGATAGCGAGATTGCAACGAGAAACCGGTTTCATGAATTCGTGTCGGAAAAGCCCGGTTGGTACGAGATTTGCGACGATGCGCCAAAATCCAGCGGCCATCCGGCCTGA
- the eda gene encoding bifunctional 4-hydroxy-2-oxoglutarate aldolase/2-dehydro-3-deoxy-phosphogluconate aldolase has product MAITPQDASTRARDICQLAPIVPVLVVHDVAHARPLAEALVAGGLPALEVTLRTPAALDVIAEMAKVKGGVVGAGTLITPEDVTRAVAAGAQFGVSPGATNTLLDAAEAAGLPMLPGAATASEAMRLLDRGYDMLKFFPAEASGGAPALKAIGAPLPQISFCPTGGVSPDNADSYLSLPNVVCAGGSWVAPTKLVEAGDWDAIRDLARAASQLAR; this is encoded by the coding sequence ATGGCCATCACCCCACAAGACGCCAGCACCCGTGCGCGCGATATCTGCCAATTGGCCCCGATCGTGCCGGTGCTGGTTGTCCATGACGTTGCCCATGCCCGCCCGCTGGCCGAAGCCCTGGTCGCCGGTGGCCTGCCCGCGCTGGAGGTCACCCTGCGCACCCCCGCCGCGCTGGATGTGATTGCCGAAATGGCCAAGGTCAAAGGCGGCGTTGTTGGCGCTGGTACGCTGATCACGCCGGAGGATGTCACCCGCGCCGTCGCGGCCGGTGCGCAATTCGGCGTCTCCCCCGGCGCCACCAACACGCTGCTGGACGCGGCTGAGGCCGCCGGTCTTCCAATGCTGCCCGGTGCCGCCACCGCCTCCGAGGCGATGCGCCTTCTGGATCGCGGCTATGACATGCTGAAATTCTTCCCGGCTGAGGCCTCCGGCGGCGCCCCCGCACTCAAGGCCATCGGCGCCCCCCTGCCGCAGATCAGCTTCTGCCCGACCGGCGGCGTCAGCCCGGACAATGCAGACAGCTACCTGTCACTGCCCAACGTGGTCTGCGCCGGTGGCAGCTGGGTCGCCCCGACCAAACTGGTTGAGGCAGGCGATTGGGACGCCATCCGCGACCTCGCCCGCGCCGCAAGCCAACTGGCACGCTGA
- the edd gene encoding phosphogluconate dehydratase, with the protein MRLNQTVRDVTDRIIARSAKPRAAYLDRMRAAKGKGPARAHLSCSGQAHAYAATGEDQMPLAEGTAGHLGIVTAYNDMLSAHQPFETYPQRIRDAVRRVGGTAQVAGGVPAMCDGVTQGEAGMELSLFSRDTIAMATGIALSHNVFDATVYLGVCDKIVPGLVIGAQVFGHLPAVFLPAGPMTSGISNDDKAKVRQKFAAGEIGRDELLKSEMAAYHGPGTCTFYGTANTNQMLMEFMGLHLPGSSFVNPGTDMRAALTEEGARRALALSALGNDYTPVCDILDERAYVNGIVGLMTTGGSTNLLIHLIAMARAGGIILDWQDFSELSDVVPLLARVYPNGLADVNHFHAAGGLGYVIGQLLNSGHLHADTRTVAGSGLESYTAEPFLSDDGLVWKPGAAETLNDKIIRPASDPFQSTGGLSRLSGNLGTGVMKISAVAEEHRVVEAPARVFHDQEEAKAAFKAGELDKGDVVIVVRFQGPKANGMPELHSMTPFLGIMQGRGQKVALVTDGRMSGASGKIPSAIHVVPEALDGGPISKLRDGDMVRVDALTGTLEVKAEGFDDRDPVVADLSAYQHGTGREMFALFRNAVTSADTGATVFSTLIGD; encoded by the coding sequence ATGCGTTTGAACCAAACAGTCCGCGACGTCACAGACCGAATTATCGCCCGCAGCGCCAAACCCCGCGCCGCCTATCTCGACCGGATGCGCGCCGCCAAGGGCAAAGGCCCCGCCCGCGCCCACCTATCGTGCAGCGGTCAGGCCCATGCCTATGCCGCCACCGGCGAGGATCAGATGCCCCTCGCCGAAGGCACCGCCGGGCATCTCGGCATCGTCACCGCCTATAACGACATGCTCTCGGCGCATCAGCCGTTTGAAACCTACCCGCAGCGGATCCGCGACGCCGTGCGCCGCGTCGGCGGCACCGCGCAGGTGGCCGGCGGCGTCCCCGCCATGTGCGACGGCGTCACCCAGGGCGAGGCGGGGATGGAGCTCAGCCTGTTCTCCCGCGACACCATCGCCATGGCCACCGGCATCGCCCTCAGCCACAACGTGTTTGATGCCACCGTCTATCTCGGCGTCTGCGACAAGATCGTGCCGGGTCTGGTCATTGGCGCGCAGGTCTTTGGCCATCTGCCCGCCGTGTTCCTGCCCGCAGGTCCGATGACCTCCGGCATCTCCAACGATGACAAGGCCAAGGTCCGCCAGAAATTCGCCGCCGGTGAAATCGGGCGCGACGAGCTGCTGAAATCCGAGATGGCCGCCTATCACGGCCCCGGCACCTGCACCTTCTACGGCACGGCCAATACCAACCAGATGCTGATGGAATTCATGGGCCTGCACCTGCCCGGTTCCTCCTTCGTCAATCCCGGCACCGACATGCGCGCCGCCCTGACCGAGGAAGGCGCCCGCCGCGCTCTGGCGCTCAGCGCGCTTGGCAATGATTACACGCCGGTCTGCGATATTCTGGATGAACGCGCCTATGTGAACGGCATCGTCGGGCTGATGACCACCGGCGGCTCCACCAATCTGCTGATCCACCTGATCGCCATGGCCCGCGCCGGTGGCATCATTCTGGATTGGCAGGACTTTTCCGAACTCTCTGACGTGGTGCCGCTGCTGGCGCGGGTCTATCCCAACGGTCTGGCCGATGTGAACCACTTCCATGCGGCCGGCGGTCTGGGCTATGTGATCGGCCAGTTGCTGAACTCTGGTCACCTCCACGCCGACACGCGCACGGTCGCAGGCAGCGGGCTGGAGAGCTACACCGCCGAACCCTTCCTCAGCGACGATGGTCTGGTGTGGAAACCCGGCGCCGCCGAGACCCTCAACGACAAGATCATTCGCCCCGCCAGCGACCCCTTCCAGTCCACCGGCGGGCTCTCCCGCCTCTCCGGCAACCTCGGCACCGGCGTGATGAAGATCTCCGCCGTGGCCGAAGAGCACCGCGTGGTCGAAGCCCCCGCCCGCGTCTTTCATGATCAGGAGGAGGCCAAGGCCGCCTTCAAGGCGGGTGAGCTGGACAAGGGCGACGTGGTGATCGTGGTCCGCTTCCAGGGACCAAAGGCCAACGGAATGCCGGAACTCCACTCCATGACGCCCTTCCTCGGCATCATGCAGGGCCGCGGCCAGAAGGTGGCTCTGGTCACCGATGGCCGCATGTCCGGCGCCTCGGGCAAGATCCCCTCCGCCATCCATGTGGTGCCGGAGGCCCTCGACGGTGGCCCGATTTCCAAACTGCGCGACGGTGACATGGTGCGGGTTGATGCCCTCACAGGTACGCTAGAGGTCAAGGCCGAGGGCTTTGACGACCGCGACCCGGTGGTGGCCGACCTCTCCGCCTATCAGCACGGCACCGGCCGCGAGATGTTCGCACTGTTCCGCAATGCCGTCACCTCTGCCGATACCGGCGCCACCGTATTCTCGACCCTGATCGGAGACTGA